One window from the genome of Pedococcus badiiscoriae encodes:
- the dusB gene encoding tRNA dihydrouridine synthase DusB yields MTATSTHQSAPTAVLPPLQIGRHTIESPVVLAPMAGITNRAFRKLCREYGDQGLDHGGATGATSLYVSEMITSRALVERTPESMRLIEHDPQENPRSIQLYGVDPATVAAAVRMLVTEDRADHIDLNFGCPVPKVTRKGGGAALPWKRDLFDAIVTGAVREASPYDVPVTVKMRKGIDDDHLTYLEAGLIAERAGVAAVALHGRTASQAYSGEADWSAIARLKETVRSIPVLGNGDIWSAEDAVRMTQETGCDGVVVGRGCLGRPWLFTDLAAAFAGAPARVEPTLGEVTATMRRHTEYLIDFYGDEYKACRDIRKHIAWYLKGFPAGSTVRHHLALVDSLAALDALIATMDASAPWPGDAAEGQRGRAGSPRHVALPEGWLDSRELSEAHRRSVAEAELSVSGG; encoded by the coding sequence ATGACCGCCACCTCCACGCACCAGAGTGCGCCGACCGCCGTGCTGCCACCACTGCAGATCGGCCGGCACACCATCGAGTCGCCGGTGGTCCTGGCGCCGATGGCGGGCATCACCAACCGGGCGTTCCGCAAGCTGTGCCGCGAGTACGGCGACCAGGGGCTCGACCACGGCGGTGCCACCGGCGCGACCTCGCTCTATGTCAGCGAGATGATCACCTCGCGCGCGCTCGTCGAGCGGACGCCGGAGTCGATGAGGCTGATCGAGCACGACCCGCAGGAGAACCCGCGGTCCATCCAGCTCTACGGCGTGGACCCCGCCACCGTCGCGGCCGCGGTCCGGATGCTCGTCACCGAGGACCGCGCCGACCACATCGACCTGAACTTCGGCTGCCCCGTCCCCAAGGTCACCCGCAAGGGCGGCGGCGCCGCCCTGCCCTGGAAGCGCGACCTGTTCGACGCCATCGTCACCGGCGCGGTCCGCGAGGCCAGCCCGTATGACGTGCCGGTCACCGTGAAGATGCGCAAGGGCATCGACGACGACCACCTGACGTACCTGGAGGCCGGGCTCATCGCCGAGCGCGCCGGGGTCGCCGCGGTGGCGCTGCACGGTCGCACCGCGTCCCAGGCATACTCGGGCGAAGCCGACTGGAGCGCCATCGCCCGGCTCAAGGAGACCGTCCGGAGCATCCCGGTGCTCGGCAACGGCGACATCTGGTCGGCCGAGGACGCGGTCCGGATGACCCAGGAGACCGGGTGCGACGGCGTGGTCGTCGGGCGCGGCTGCCTGGGGCGCCCCTGGCTGTTCACGGACCTCGCGGCGGCCTTCGCCGGGGCGCCGGCACGCGTCGAGCCCACCCTCGGTGAGGTGACGGCGACCATGCGGCGGCACACCGAGTACCTCATCGACTTCTACGGTGACGAGTACAAGGCCTGCCGGGACATCCGCAAGCACATCGCCTGGTACCTCAAGGGTTTCCCCGCCGGGTCCACCGTCCGCCACCACCTCGCGCTCGTCGACTCACTGGCCGCGCTGGACGCGCTGATCGCCACGATGGACGCCTCGGCACCCTGGCCCGGCGACGCCGCGGAGGGGCAACGGGGTCGGGCGGGATCGCCACGACACGTCGCACTGCCCGAGGGCTGGCTCGACAGCCGGGAGCTCAGCGAGGCCCACCGGCGCTCCGTCGCCGAGGCAGAGCTGTCCGTCTCCGGCGGCTGA
- a CDS encoding ABC transporter permease subunit has product MRLPRRGASSPTPPAVVAASLVVAAVCVLPLAVVAVKAFEIGWSPAWHLLWRPRVGELLRNTAALVALTVTLTTAIGIGTAWLVERTSLPGAKFWRVLMVCPLAVPAFVNSYAWVTVRPDLQGLNGAVLVTTLSYFPFVFLPVAAVLRGLDQSLEDSARSLGLGPWRSFFRAVLPQLRPAALGGMLLVSLHLLSEFGVLAMLRFPTFTTAILEQFQVAFSNSAGSLLAVVLIALCLGLLTAELLLRGTTRHARLGRGAARRALPARLGRWTAPALLGMGVLTALALGVPLGSLVYWFRAGSGGLTESTFDPAQLVTTLWGTLRLALTAGVVTVVAAFPVAWLIARRRTWMSVLVERATYVASSLPGVVIALALVTLAVRYARPVYQTSVVLVAAYAILFIPRAMVTIRAAMAHAPGELTEAARALGDGPFRAFVRVLVPLTAPGALAGFAMVFIATSTELTATLLLAPTGTQTLATAFWSASESIDYAGAAPYAAALVLVSAPLTYLLLRRPDEEPAL; this is encoded by the coding sequence GTGCGCCTGCCTCGTCGGGGCGCGTCCAGCCCCACCCCGCCCGCGGTCGTCGCGGCCAGCCTGGTCGTGGCGGCGGTCTGCGTGCTGCCCCTGGCGGTCGTCGCGGTCAAGGCGTTCGAGATCGGCTGGAGCCCCGCCTGGCACCTGCTCTGGCGGCCCCGGGTCGGTGAGCTGCTGCGCAACACCGCTGCGCTGGTGGCGCTCACCGTCACGCTGACCACCGCGATCGGCATCGGTACCGCCTGGCTGGTCGAACGGACCTCGCTGCCCGGGGCGAAGTTCTGGCGCGTCCTGATGGTCTGCCCGCTGGCCGTGCCGGCGTTCGTCAACTCCTACGCCTGGGTCACGGTGCGCCCCGACCTGCAGGGACTCAACGGCGCGGTGCTGGTGACGACCCTGTCGTACTTCCCGTTCGTCTTCCTGCCGGTGGCTGCCGTGCTGCGCGGGCTCGACCAGAGCCTCGAGGACTCCGCGCGGTCGCTGGGCCTGGGTCCCTGGCGGTCCTTCTTCCGCGCGGTCCTGCCCCAGCTGCGACCCGCGGCCCTCGGCGGCATGCTGCTCGTGTCGCTCCACCTGCTGTCCGAGTTCGGCGTGCTCGCCATGCTGCGCTTCCCGACCTTCACGACGGCGATCCTCGAGCAGTTCCAGGTGGCCTTCAGCAACAGCGCCGGCAGCCTGCTCGCCGTCGTCCTGATCGCGCTGTGCCTGGGGCTCCTGACCGCGGAGCTGCTGCTGCGCGGCACGACGCGCCATGCCCGACTGGGTCGCGGCGCGGCCCGACGCGCCCTGCCCGCCAGGCTCGGCCGGTGGACGGCTCCGGCGCTGCTCGGCATGGGCGTCCTGACGGCGCTGGCCCTGGGGGTGCCCCTCGGGAGCCTCGTCTACTGGTTCCGCGCGGGCAGCGGCGGCCTGACGGAGAGCACCTTCGACCCTGCCCAGCTGGTCACGACCCTGTGGGGAACGCTGCGGCTCGCCCTCACCGCGGGGGTGGTCACGGTGGTGGCGGCCTTCCCGGTGGCGTGGCTCATCGCCCGACGCCGCACCTGGATGTCCGTGCTGGTCGAGCGCGCCACCTATGTCGCCTCGTCGCTGCCCGGGGTGGTCATCGCCCTGGCCCTGGTCACCCTGGCGGTCCGCTACGCCCGGCCGGTCTACCAGACCAGCGTCGTCCTCGTCGCGGCCTACGCGATCCTGTTCATCCCGCGCGCGATGGTGACCATCCGCGCGGCCATGGCGCACGCACCCGGAGAGCTCACGGAGGCGGCACGGGCCCTGGGCGACGGGCCTTTCCGCGCCTTCGTGCGCGTGCTCGTCCCCCTCACCGCGCCCGGTGCGCTGGCCGGCTTCGCGATGGTCTTCATCGCCACGTCGACCGAGCTGACCGCGACGCTCCTGCTCGCCCCCACCGGCACCCAGACACTGGCCACGGCCTTCTGGAGCGCGAGTGAGAGCATCGACTACGCGGGCGCCGCGCCCTATGCCGCAGCACTGGTGCTGGTGTCCGCGCCGCTGACCTACCTGTTGCTGCGCCGACCCGACGAGGAGCCCGCCCTGTGA
- a CDS encoding ATP-binding cassette domain-containing protein produces MTTLRISGVAASYDGRPVLHGLDLVVPSGTTSAILGASGCGKTTLLRVVAGFQPADEGVVELGERIVAGPGVWVAPEKRGIGYVAQEGNLFPHLSVGANVSYGLDRHARRTGERVAELLELVGLSPDLASRRPDQLSGGQQQRVALARALARRPTLVLLDEPFSSLDAGLRSSTREAVAQALAHEDVTVVLVTHDQAEALSFADQVAIMHDGRFSQVGTPAEVYGTPADRHAAAFLGDAVFLRGTADGTDVSTALGRLAVHQPAPAGTVDVLIRPEQIVLRDMAPGIPCAEVLSTTYFGHDALVALRLQADHTVVTARVHGSDVPHTGSIVGLSVVGEARAFDAH; encoded by the coding sequence GTGACCACGCTGCGCATCTCCGGTGTGGCCGCGTCCTACGACGGACGACCGGTCCTGCACGGTCTCGACCTCGTCGTGCCGTCCGGCACCACGTCGGCGATCCTCGGCGCTTCCGGCTGCGGCAAGACGACCCTGTTGCGCGTGGTAGCCGGTTTCCAGCCGGCCGACGAGGGCGTCGTCGAGCTGGGTGAGCGGATCGTGGCGGGTCCGGGGGTGTGGGTGGCGCCGGAGAAGCGCGGCATCGGCTACGTCGCCCAGGAGGGCAACCTCTTCCCGCACCTGAGCGTCGGTGCCAACGTGTCCTACGGCCTTGACCGGCATGCTCGCCGCACGGGGGAACGCGTGGCCGAGCTGCTCGAGCTCGTGGGGCTCTCCCCCGACCTCGCGAGCCGCCGACCCGACCAGCTCTCCGGTGGCCAGCAGCAGCGGGTCGCCCTGGCCAGGGCCCTCGCCCGGCGCCCCACGCTGGTGCTGCTCGACGAGCCGTTCTCCTCCCTCGACGCCGGGCTGCGCTCCTCGACCCGCGAGGCCGTCGCGCAAGCGCTGGCCCACGAGGACGTGACGGTCGTGCTCGTCACCCATGACCAGGCCGAGGCGCTGTCCTTCGCCGACCAGGTCGCGATCATGCACGACGGCCGCTTCTCGCAGGTGGGGACGCCCGCCGAGGTCTACGGCACCCCCGCGGACCGGCATGCGGCGGCTTTTCTCGGCGACGCCGTGTTCCTGCGTGGCACCGCCGACGGCACCGACGTCAGCACCGCACTCGGGCGGCTCGCGGTCCACCAGCCGGCTCCGGCCGGCACGGTGGACGTGCTGATCCGCCCCGAGCAGATCGTCCTTCGCGACATGGCGCCGGGGATCCCCTGCGCCGAGGTCCTCTCGACGACCTACTTCGGCCACGACGCGCTCGTGGCCCTGCGGCTGCAGGCCGACCACACCGTGGTGACGGCGCGTGTCCACGGCTCGGACGTGCCGCACACGGGGTCGATCGTCGGCCTCTCGGTGGTCGGCGAGGCCCGCGCGTTCGACGCCCACTGA
- a CDS encoding response regulator transcription factor gives MTIRLLLADDQAMVRGAIATLLGLEPDMEVVAEVGSGDAVVAAARSSKPDVALIDVEMPGLDGIAATAALHEALPGVRVLIVTTFGRPGFLRRALQAGASGFVVKDTPARQLAEAVRRVHSGLRVVDPALAADSLAGGESPLTARETEVLVAAREGGSVADIARHVSLSEGTVRNHLSSAIGKTMARNRADAVRIADEYGWL, from the coding sequence ATGACGATCCGCCTGCTGCTGGCCGACGACCAGGCCATGGTCCGCGGCGCCATCGCCACCCTTCTCGGGCTCGAACCAGACATGGAGGTCGTCGCCGAGGTCGGCAGCGGCGACGCGGTGGTGGCCGCGGCTCGCAGCAGCAAGCCCGACGTGGCCCTCATCGACGTCGAGATGCCCGGCCTCGACGGCATCGCCGCCACGGCTGCCCTCCACGAGGCGCTCCCCGGCGTGCGGGTGCTGATCGTCACCACGTTCGGCCGGCCGGGGTTCCTTCGCCGGGCCCTGCAGGCAGGCGCAAGCGGCTTCGTCGTGAAGGACACCCCGGCCCGTCAGCTCGCCGAGGCGGTGCGACGGGTGCACTCCGGCCTGCGGGTGGTCGACCCGGCCCTGGCCGCGGACTCGCTCGCCGGTGGTGAGTCGCCCCTCACGGCGCGCGAGACCGAGGTGCTGGTCGCCGCCCGGGAGGGTGGTTCGGTGGCCGACATCGCCCGGCACGTGAGTCTCTCCGAGGGCACGGTGCGCAACCACCTCTCGTCGGCGATCGGCAAGACGATGGCCCGCAACCGGGCGGACGCGGTGCGGATCGCCGACGAGTACGGCTGGCTCTGA
- a CDS encoding aminotransferase class I/II-fold pyridoxal phosphate-dependent enzyme: protein MDLHLSTDATGDRSATIYRGLLEAILDGRLAAGERVRPSRELARSLGVARGTVTTAYDRLTAEGFLVTRVGSGTFVSGDVVPHRPRQALVGEVRPREVWTTLPPPVLDAPVAELDLSVGGPDTSLFPLAVWRRLVSATLRPSLLAASAYDGEGDAGLRREIARYAGLSRSVVAGPADVLLTNGAQQGLDVVARAVLDPGDVVVVEDPGYTAATRLFASHGARVRGVRVDAEGLVVAELPPTARMVYVTPSHQFPTGAVMSLRRRIALLEWASRRNAVVVEDDYDSEFRFEDRPLAPLQSLDRDGRVVYVGSFSKTLMPSLRVGYLIAPQSLQDTLRQAKLLTDWQGDAVTQGALARFMAEGLLSAHVRRVSRIYAERRAALVSGLGRLPAGILELLPSAAGLHLCTYFVDPEVDDVAVARAASEAGVSLEPVSVRFLDAPPRPGLAMGFRRVTAEQVPEAMRRLASVLPR from the coding sequence GTGGACCTCCACCTCTCCACCGACGCCACCGGCGACCGCTCCGCGACCATCTACCGCGGGCTCCTCGAGGCCATCCTCGACGGCCGACTTGCCGCAGGTGAGCGGGTCCGGCCGAGCCGCGAGCTCGCCAGATCCCTCGGTGTCGCCCGCGGCACCGTCACCACGGCATACGACCGGCTCACCGCGGAGGGCTTCCTGGTGACCCGAGTGGGCTCGGGCACCTTCGTCAGCGGGGACGTCGTGCCCCACCGGCCCCGGCAGGCACTGGTGGGCGAGGTCCGGCCACGTGAGGTCTGGACGACCCTGCCGCCCCCGGTCCTCGACGCCCCGGTGGCCGAGCTCGACCTGTCCGTCGGCGGTCCGGACACCTCGCTGTTCCCCCTCGCGGTGTGGCGACGGCTCGTCTCCGCCACGCTCCGACCGTCGCTGCTGGCGGCCTCCGCCTACGACGGAGAGGGGGACGCCGGGCTGCGCCGCGAGATCGCGAGGTATGCCGGCCTGTCCCGGTCCGTCGTGGCGGGCCCGGCTGACGTGCTGCTCACCAACGGCGCCCAGCAGGGCCTCGATGTCGTCGCGCGGGCAGTGCTCGACCCCGGTGACGTCGTCGTCGTCGAGGACCCCGGGTACACGGCTGCGACGCGCCTGTTCGCCTCCCACGGGGCCAGGGTCCGGGGGGTCCGGGTGGACGCGGAGGGCCTGGTCGTCGCAGAGCTCCCACCCACCGCCCGGATGGTCTACGTCACCCCGTCGCACCAGTTCCCGACCGGCGCCGTGATGTCCTTGCGACGACGGATCGCGTTGCTGGAGTGGGCTTCTCGACGCAACGCAGTGGTCGTGGAGGACGACTACGACTCCGAGTTCAGGTTCGAGGACCGGCCGCTCGCGCCCCTGCAGAGCCTGGACCGGGACGGCCGGGTCGTCTATGTGGGCTCGTTCTCCAAGACGCTGATGCCGTCCCTGCGGGTGGGCTACCTCATCGCACCGCAGTCGCTGCAGGACACCCTGCGGCAGGCCAAGCTGCTGACCGACTGGCAGGGCGATGCCGTCACCCAGGGCGCCCTCGCGAGGTTCATGGCCGAGGGCCTGCTGTCGGCCCACGTCCGCCGGGTCTCCCGGATCTACGCGGAGCGCCGGGCCGCCCTGGTGAGCGGCCTCGGGCGCCTGCCCGCCGGCATCCTCGAGCTGCTTCCCTCGGCGGCGGGGCTGCATCTGTGCACCTACTTCGTCGACCCGGAGGTCGACGACGTGGCGGTGGCCAGGGCCGCGTCGGAGGCCGGGGTGTCGCTCGAACCGGTGTCGGTGCGGTTCCTCGACGCGCCGCCACGTCCCGGCCTGGCGATGGGCTTCCGACGGGTCACCGCGGAACAGGTGCCCGAGGCGATGCGCCGGCTCGCGAGCGTGCTCCCCCGGTAG
- a CDS encoding YdeI/OmpD-associated family protein gives MTRKGTAKQIGTPGGTADRPATFFSGPEEFGAWLAAHHDTATELWMGLYKRHVPQRGLTWEQAVLEALCWGWIDSVAQRVDDDTIRQRWTPRKRGSNWSSINIAAVERLTREGRMQPSGLAAFGLRRADRSGIYSYETPGEVALAPEYAARLGADAAASAFLEVATASYRKLAFHWVMTAKQEATRDKRMAQLLEDSAAGRLIPSQRYGEQPRWVERAAEAARAARS, from the coding sequence ATGACGCGGAAGGGAACGGCGAAGCAGATCGGCACGCCGGGCGGGACGGCGGACCGGCCCGCGACGTTCTTCTCGGGGCCTGAGGAGTTCGGCGCCTGGCTGGCGGCGCACCACGACACCGCCACCGAGCTGTGGATGGGCCTGTACAAGCGGCACGTGCCGCAGCGGGGGCTCACCTGGGAGCAGGCGGTCCTCGAGGCGCTGTGCTGGGGCTGGATCGACTCGGTCGCGCAGCGCGTCGACGACGACACGATCCGACAGCGGTGGACCCCACGCAAGCGCGGCAGCAACTGGAGCTCGATCAACATCGCTGCCGTCGAGCGCCTCACGAGGGAGGGTCGCATGCAGCCATCGGGGCTGGCCGCCTTCGGGCTGCGCCGGGCCGACCGCTCCGGCATCTACTCCTACGAGACTCCGGGCGAGGTCGCGCTGGCGCCGGAGTATGCCGCCCGGCTGGGTGCCGACGCCGCGGCGAGTGCCTTCCTGGAGGTCGCCACCGCCTCGTACCGCAAGCTCGCCTTCCACTGGGTGATGACCGCCAAGCAGGAGGCCACCCGGGACAAGCGGATGGCGCAGCTGCTGGAGGACAGCGCCGCCGGCCGGCTGATCCCGAGCCAGCGGTACGGCGAGCAGCCCAGGTGGGTGGAGCGGGCTGCCGAGGCAGCCCGCGCAGCCCGGTCGTAG
- a CDS encoding deoxyguanosinetriphosphate triphosphohydrolase — MAYSSVDRQRWVREDPATKRADRDDFARDRARLVHSASLRRLSAKTQVVQPGDDDFVRNRLTHSLEVAQIGREFGEALGCSADVVDSACLAHDLGHPPFGHNGERALDELAHDIGGFEGNAQTLRLLTRLEPKRVHPDGRPAGLNLTRATLDAATKYPWVRGESSTPTRKFGVYADDVPVFEWFRDGRAPGERCIEADVMDWSDDVAYSVHDVEDAIASGRLDVRRLRDTTDVDSVLAVATGLYAADLGVDALGAALERVLASGAVPTAYDGSRADRAALKDMTSRLIGRFVHGVEVATRERHGDGPLTRYAADLVVPDETRAECAVLKAVVAHFVMHAQERVDMLSRQREVVADLVAGYQQDPVGRLDPDLLGDWKSAESDAAALRVVVDQVASLTDVRAEYLHRAWS, encoded by the coding sequence GTGGCTTACAGCTCGGTGGACCGGCAGCGCTGGGTGCGGGAGGACCCTGCCACCAAGCGCGCGGACCGCGACGACTTCGCCCGCGACCGGGCCAGGCTCGTCCACTCCGCCTCGCTGCGCCGGTTGTCGGCCAAGACCCAGGTCGTCCAGCCCGGCGACGACGACTTCGTCCGCAACCGGCTGACGCACAGTCTCGAAGTGGCGCAGATCGGTCGTGAGTTCGGAGAGGCGCTCGGGTGCAGTGCCGACGTCGTCGACTCCGCCTGCCTGGCGCACGACCTGGGGCACCCGCCGTTCGGCCACAACGGCGAGCGCGCACTTGACGAGCTCGCCCACGACATCGGCGGCTTCGAGGGCAATGCCCAGACGCTGCGCCTGCTGACCCGGCTCGAGCCCAAGCGGGTCCATCCCGACGGACGGCCCGCCGGCCTCAACCTCACCCGCGCCACCCTGGACGCCGCCACCAAGTACCCGTGGGTGCGCGGTGAAAGCAGTACTCCCACCAGGAAGTTCGGCGTCTATGCCGACGACGTGCCGGTCTTCGAGTGGTTCCGGGACGGCAGGGCGCCGGGGGAGCGCTGCATCGAAGCCGACGTCATGGACTGGTCCGACGACGTCGCCTACTCGGTCCACGACGTCGAGGACGCGATCGCCTCGGGCCGCCTGGACGTACGACGACTGCGCGACACCACGGACGTCGACTCCGTGCTGGCCGTCGCGACGGGACTCTATGCAGCGGACCTGGGGGTCGATGCCCTCGGCGCGGCGCTCGAACGCGTCCTGGCCAGCGGCGCGGTCCCCACGGCGTACGACGGCTCGCGGGCGGATCGGGCGGCGCTCAAGGACATGACCTCGCGGCTCATCGGGCGGTTCGTCCACGGCGTCGAGGTCGCCACCCGCGAGCGACACGGGGACGGCCCGCTGACCCGGTACGCGGCCGACCTGGTGGTCCCCGACGAGACGCGTGCGGAGTGCGCGGTCCTCAAGGCCGTAGTGGCCCACTTCGTCATGCACGCCCAGGAGCGGGTGGACATGCTCAGCCGGCAGCGGGAGGTCGTGGCAGACCTGGTCGCCGGCTACCAGCAGGACCCGGTCGGACGGCTCGACCCCGACCTGCTGGGGGACTGGAAGAGCGCCGAGTCCGACGCCGCCGCCCTGCGCGTCGTGGTCGACCAGGTGGCCTCGCTCACGGACGTGCGGGCGGAGTACCTGCACCGCGCCTGGAGCTGA
- a CDS encoding amino acid permease, with product MTRTPHAGLSIPQGAALSIGAVLGTGVITLPAIAAGIAGPASLVAWAALVVLSIPLASTFAAMGARFPDSGGVSTYVGRAFGPRAAAAVGWCFLFAVPVGAPPASLMAGGYVADAVGGGRTVAVAVAVSLIVGVELMNAAGLRLSGRVQLGLTAILAALMVVTIVAALPRARWDHLQPFAPHGWAAVGSAAALLVWGFAGWEAVASLAGDYRRPGRDVPRATAIALVVVGTLYLALAATSLLVLGPATGASEAPLSDLLAAGVGGQVRVVTAVVAVLLTVGAMNAYFAGGSRLGAALARDGALPAYLAAGSGPGQVPRRSLVLIVVQSVLWLVAEEVLHLGLTPLMLLATGCFTLVYVLGTAAAVRLLPRGTRVWWAALVALTSVVGLLVMNGWHVVWAGGIAAAAVGYQTWRGRRTPVAGCDHDAEGNGEADRHAGRDGGPARDVLLGA from the coding sequence ATGACGAGGACTCCGCACGCAGGCTTGAGCATCCCGCAGGGGGCCGCCCTCTCGATCGGTGCGGTGCTGGGAACCGGCGTGATCACCCTGCCCGCCATCGCCGCGGGCATCGCCGGACCGGCCTCGCTGGTCGCCTGGGCGGCCCTGGTGGTGCTCAGCATCCCGCTCGCGTCGACGTTCGCCGCGATGGGTGCGCGGTTCCCCGACAGCGGCGGGGTCTCGACCTACGTGGGACGGGCGTTCGGGCCCAGGGCTGCTGCCGCGGTCGGCTGGTGCTTCCTGTTCGCGGTGCCGGTGGGGGCCCCTCCGGCGTCGCTGATGGCCGGAGGCTACGTCGCCGATGCGGTGGGAGGCGGACGCACCGTGGCCGTCGCGGTCGCCGTGTCGCTCATCGTCGGCGTCGAGCTCATGAACGCCGCGGGGCTGCGCCTGTCCGGGCGGGTCCAGCTCGGCCTCACCGCGATCCTGGCCGCCCTGATGGTGGTCACGATCGTCGCGGCCCTGCCCCGGGCGCGGTGGGACCACCTGCAGCCGTTCGCGCCGCACGGTTGGGCCGCCGTGGGGTCGGCAGCCGCGCTGCTGGTCTGGGGATTTGCCGGCTGGGAAGCCGTCGCGTCCCTCGCCGGCGACTACCGGCGACCGGGCCGCGACGTGCCGCGAGCCACGGCCATCGCCCTCGTCGTGGTCGGCACCCTCTACCTCGCGCTGGCGGCCACCAGCCTGCTGGTGCTGGGGCCCGCGACCGGTGCCAGCGAGGCGCCGCTGTCGGACCTGCTCGCGGCAGGGGTCGGTGGCCAGGTGCGGGTCGTGACCGCCGTGGTGGCCGTCCTGCTCACGGTCGGGGCGATGAACGCGTACTTCGCCGGTGGCTCCCGGTTGGGGGCGGCGCTGGCCCGCGACGGTGCGCTCCCGGCATACCTCGCCGCGGGGTCGGGCCCCGGCCAGGTGCCACGACGGAGCCTGGTCCTCATCGTCGTGCAGTCCGTGCTGTGGCTGGTCGCCGAGGAGGTGCTCCACCTCGGGCTGACCCCGTTGATGCTGCTGGCCACCGGTTGTTTCACCCTGGTGTACGTCCTCGGCACGGCGGCCGCCGTCCGCCTCCTCCCGCGGGGGACGCGGGTGTGGTGGGCTGCCCTGGTCGCCCTCACGTCGGTCGTCGGGTTGCTGGTCATGAACGGCTGGCACGTGGTGTGGGCCGGCGGGATCGCGGCGGCCGCCGTGGGCTACCAGACGTGGCGCGGGCGTCGGACCCCCGTGGCAGGCTGCGACCATGACGCGGAAGGGAACGGCGAAGCAGATCGGCACGCCGGGCGGGACGGCGGACCGGCCCGCGACGTTCTTCTCGGGGCCTGA
- a CDS encoding sulfurtransferase, which produces MRALVSAPDLLEELTGNPSAVVVVDVQWNLTAAAGPPGRQLYAAAHLPGAHHVDLDAELAGPPGRGGRHPLPQAHAVEAAARRCGAGNDSRIVVYDQGQSYAAARAWWVLRHFGASDVHVLDGGLGAWRSVGGPVTSELPDPGAGTFVARAGGMPVVDAAGAERVAKEGVLLDVRAPERFRGETEPIDPVAGRIPGGGECPSHRHPRP; this is translated from the coding sequence ATGCGTGCCCTCGTCAGCGCTCCCGACCTCCTCGAGGAGCTCACCGGCAACCCCAGCGCCGTGGTGGTCGTCGACGTCCAGTGGAACCTCACCGCGGCTGCCGGTCCGCCGGGCCGCCAGCTGTATGCCGCGGCCCACCTGCCCGGCGCCCACCATGTCGACCTCGACGCCGAGCTCGCCGGCCCCCCGGGCCGCGGAGGCCGGCACCCGTTGCCCCAGGCGCACGCGGTCGAAGCCGCCGCACGGCGGTGCGGCGCCGGCAACGACTCCCGCATCGTCGTCTACGACCAGGGCCAGTCGTATGCCGCGGCGCGGGCCTGGTGGGTGCTGCGCCATTTCGGGGCGAGCGACGTGCACGTCCTCGACGGTGGTCTCGGCGCGTGGCGGTCGGTGGGCGGACCCGTGACCAGCGAGCTGCCCGATCCAGGGGCGGGGACCTTCGTGGCCCGCGCCGGCGGGATGCCCGTGGTCGATGCGGCCGGCGCCGAGCGGGTGGCCAAGGAGGGAGTCCTGCTCGATGTGCGGGCTCCCGAGCGGTTCCGCGGCGAGACCGAGCCGATCGACCCGGTGGCAGGACGGATCCCCGGGGGCGGCGAGTGCCCCAGCCACCGACACCCTCGGCCGTGA